GTCGCCGACCTGGGCCGGGCGACGGCCACGATGCACGCGGCGGCGGACGACCAGTCCGGCGAGTCCCTGGTGCCCTTCTCCACGGAGCGGGCCATCGACGCGGTGATCGCGGCCGACGAGGCGGGCTTCGCGGACGTCCTGGTGGACTTCGCCCACGAGTACGGCGCACGAGCACGGCGCGACCACCAGGTCTTCGTGGACCTGTTCCGCAACGGCCGGATCCCGGGACTGTGACGATCCGCTGTCGGTAAGCCTGCACAGGACCTCTTTAGGGGTCCCCTACAGGTGCACATGACAGACTCTCCCCGCTATGGACATATCCGGGACCCAGCTTCGAGTGCTTCGCGCAGCACTGTTCACGGCGCTCGTCGTGACACTCAGCAGCGCGTCGCACGTCGTGCTGTCCCGGGCCCCGCTGCCGCTGAACACGGTGGCCGCGATCGCCGCCGCCGTGTTCGTCGTCTCCTACGCCCTCGCGGGCCGCGAGCGCGGCTTCGGCCGGATCGCCGCCCTGCTGATCCCTCTGGAACTGGCCGCCGACACGGTGTTCACCACCGGTCAGCAAGTCTGTTACGGCGCGGCCGGCGGCCCGGTGGCGGGCCCCTTGCGTTCCGTCGGCTTCGACGTACTGTGCGGCGGCGGCAGCGTCGGCACTCCACTGGCCCGGATGACGGCCACCGACACCGACCGCCTCGCCGGCCTGCTGGCCCACGCCGGCCCGTCGACCGCCTGGCTGCTGCTGGCCGCACACGTGAGCGTCGGCCTCCTCGCGGCCGCCTGGCTGCGCCGCGGCGAGCGGGCACTCGCCCAGTTGCTGCGGGCGGTGGCCGCGACCACGTTCCGTCCCCTGCTGCTGGCAGTCGCGGCCGTGACGGTCCGCACGGCCCCTGCGGCTCGCCGGATCCGGCGGCGCCCGGTCCGTCGTACGACCTCCGCGCGCGAGCGGCTTCTCGTGCACTCCCTGGGACGGCGTGGACCTCCGTGCCGGGTGGCTCAGGCCTGAGCCTGAGCACCGGTCAGTCCTTCTACGCATCCCGCCCACGACCACGTCGTAGGCGCGTCCCCTTACGGAGAAACACCACCATGAGCCAGCGGAACAGCCAGGCGTCCAAGAGCGCGGCCCGTGAACGTCTGCGCGAGGAGCGCGAGCGCCAGGCCAAGCGCGCGAAGGTCAAGCGGCAGGCCATCGTCGCCTGCTCCATAGTCGGCGTCCTGGCGATAGTCGGCGGCATCAGCTATGCGGTCCTCCAGAGCAACAAGCCCAGCCACTGGGAGGCCGTGAAGGACGACAAGGTCGTCGCACCGGCCAACTCCACGGGCACGAACGGCACCACCGTCGTCATCGGCAAGGACAGCGCCAAGAAGACCCTCAAGCTCTACGAGGACCCGCGCTGCCCGATCTGCGCCTCGTTCGAGGGGGCCGTCGGCCCGACCGTCGAAAAGGGCATCGACAGCGGCAAGTACAAGATCCAGTACATCGGTGGCACGTTCATCGACAACCACGACAACGGCGAGGGTTCCAAGAACGCGCTGAGCGCCATGGGCGCCGCGCTCAACGTCGGCGACACGGCCTTCCTCCAGTACAAGACCGCGCTGTACTCGACGAAGTGGCACCCGGACGAGTCGGAGGACAAGTTCAAGAGCGACGACTACCTCATCAAGGTCGCCCAGACCGTCCCCGCGCTCAAGGACAACACGAAGTTCCAGAACGCGGTGAAGAAC
This genomic interval from Streptomyces sp. B21-083 contains the following:
- a CDS encoding thioredoxin domain-containing protein translates to MSQRNSQASKSAARERLREERERQAKRAKVKRQAIVACSIVGVLAIVGGISYAVLQSNKPSHWEAVKDDKVVAPANSTGTNGTTVVIGKDSAKKTLKLYEDPRCPICASFEGAVGPTVEKGIDSGKYKIQYIGGTFIDNHDNGEGSKNALSAMGAALNVGDTAFLQYKTALYSTKWHPDESEDKFKSDDYLIKVAQTVPALKDNTKFQNAVKNGTYDAWAMAMSNAFNTNKDGVTGTPSLVMNGKQLKTANPDQPWTAAEFTSVVDAALKG